A stretch of Faecalibacterium duncaniae DNA encodes these proteins:
- a CDS encoding TrkH family potassium uptake protein, with the protein MGMKRKKRASRRRGWLLGSSATQVICISFVLLIALGTLLLTLPISSRSGRLGVVDAMFTATSATCVTGLVVRDTWTQFTPFGQAVVLLLIQVGGLGLVTLTSFFALAAKRRMGFKDLRLLGESVSASGYSQATDVLKIVVKLAMTFEIIGMMLLMIAFVPQFGAEGIWISAFTAISAFCNAGFDLFGRFGQYSSLAPYVSNYYVQAVIMFLIMAGGLGFMVWVEIGEWRKKRHLSLHARMVLLFSCILWVGGAVLIGLMEWNNPKSMGGLSVPGKVMAALFQSVSTRTAGMNTIDLAACGPITKLLMSVLQFIGAAPGSTGGGVKVTTFAVLILTMRSVAQGRDDCVIGGHHIESKTVYRALTIIMLGMVAALGSAVVVYYNTSDAVTVIDAIFESCSAFGTVGLSVGVTSQLNTGAKLLYMLVMFMGRVGPVSFAISLTSKPDDNKRKILPVGQINVG; encoded by the coding sequence ATGGGGATGAAACGGAAAAAGAGAGCATCGCGTCGGCGCGGCTGGCTGCTGGGCAGCAGTGCAACGCAGGTCATCTGCATCAGCTTTGTGCTGCTGATCGCGCTGGGAACGCTGCTGCTGACACTGCCCATTTCCAGCCGCAGCGGTCGGCTGGGCGTGGTGGATGCCATGTTCACTGCCACCAGTGCCACCTGTGTGACAGGTCTGGTCGTGCGGGATACCTGGACGCAGTTCACGCCCTTTGGGCAGGCGGTGGTTTTGCTGCTGATCCAGGTGGGCGGTCTGGGCCTGGTGACACTGACCAGCTTTTTTGCGCTGGCGGCCAAACGCCGGATGGGCTTTAAGGACCTGCGGCTGCTGGGAGAAAGCGTTTCGGCCAGCGGATACTCGCAGGCTACCGATGTGCTGAAGATCGTGGTCAAGCTGGCGATGACCTTTGAGATCATTGGCATGATGCTTCTGATGATCGCCTTTGTGCCGCAGTTTGGTGCGGAGGGCATCTGGATCAGCGCATTCACGGCCATCTCGGCGTTCTGCAATGCGGGCTTCGATCTGTTTGGCCGGTTCGGGCAGTATTCCTCGCTGGCTCCCTATGTCAGTAATTATTATGTACAGGCTGTGATCATGTTCCTGATCATGGCAGGCGGTCTGGGCTTTATGGTCTGGGTGGAGATCGGAGAGTGGCGCAAGAAGCGGCACCTGTCTCTCCATGCCCGGATGGTGTTGCTCTTTTCCTGCATCCTGTGGGTGGGCGGTGCCGTCCTCATCGGTCTGATGGAGTGGAATAACCCCAAGAGCATGGGCGGGCTGTCCGTGCCGGGCAAGGTGATGGCGGCCCTGTTCCAGTCGGTGTCAACCCGTACTGCCGGTATGAACACCATCGACCTGGCCGCCTGCGGGCCCATCACCAAGCTGCTGATGAGCGTTCTGCAGTTCATCGGCGCGGCTCCCGGTTCCACCGGCGGCGGTGTGAAGGTGACCACCTTTGCCGTTCTGATCCTGACCATGCGCAGCGTGGCGCAGGGCCGGGATGACTGTGTCATCGGCGGCCACCACATTGAATCCAAGACCGTTTACCGTGCGCTGACCATTATCATGCTGGGCATGGTGGCAGCGCTGGGCTCTGCCGTGGTGGTCTATTACAACACCTCGGATGCCGTAACGGTCATTGACGCGATCTTTGAATCCTGCTCCGCCTTTGGTACCGTGGGCCTTTCGGTGGGCGTGACCAGCCAGCTGAACACCGGGGCCAAGCTGCTGTACATGCTGGTGATGTTCATGGGCCGTGTGGGCCCGGTGTCCTTTGCCATCAGCCTGACCAGCAAACCCGATGACAACAAGCGCAAGATCCTGCCCGTTGGACAGATCAACGTAGGATAA
- a CDS encoding TlpA disulfide reductase family protein — protein sequence MNVKKILALMLCAMMLLSLAACGAKGNDKQADMSGDSSAMTGEPKTAEEALALHKELLERENALLSENAELWEKVFMAADKGMTMQEDGKNYGDFLLDTVEAAKEQFTDKEYAWLKESATEISNIENKLTELEEKYPEIMQKSMDGDMSMPAGSDTSNPPDDGSMQKFPAFEGKDLDGNTVKSDELFSANAVTVVNFWFTTCNPCVGELAELDALNKELAEKGGSLIGVNTFTLDGDEAAISEAKDVLAKKGATYQNVYFDSDGEAGKFTTNIFAYPTTYVVDRSGNIVGEPIVGAITEKKQAETLQKLIEQALAADVG from the coding sequence TCTCCCTTGCAGCCTGCGGCGCAAAGGGCAACGACAAGCAGGCGGATATGAGCGGAGACAGCTCCGCCATGACCGGCGAGCCGAAAACCGCCGAGGAGGCGCTCGCTCTGCACAAGGAGCTGCTGGAGCGGGAAAACGCGCTCCTGTCGGAAAATGCCGAACTCTGGGAGAAGGTGTTCATGGCGGCCGATAAGGGCATGACCATGCAGGAGGACGGCAAAAACTACGGCGACTTCCTGCTGGATACCGTCGAGGCCGCTAAAGAGCAGTTCACCGACAAGGAGTATGCGTGGCTGAAGGAGTCAGCCACGGAGATCAGCAATATTGAAAACAAGCTGACCGAGTTGGAAGAGAAGTATCCCGAGATCATGCAGAAATCCATGGACGGCGATATGAGTATGCCAGCGGGCAGCGACACGAGCAACCCTCCCGACGACGGCAGTATGCAGAAGTTTCCTGCCTTTGAGGGGAAAGACCTGGATGGCAACACGGTGAAGAGCGACGAGCTGTTCTCCGCCAACGCCGTCACCGTAGTGAATTTCTGGTTCACCACCTGCAATCCCTGCGTGGGAGAGCTTGCCGAGCTGGACGCACTGAATAAGGAACTTGCGGAGAAGGGCGGCTCCCTCATCGGTGTCAACACCTTCACGCTGGACGGCGACGAGGCAGCGATTTCCGAGGCGAAGGATGTGCTGGCCAAGAAGGGCGCCACCTATCAGAATGTGTATTTTGACTCAGATGGTGAGGCGGGAAAGTTTACTACCAACATCTTTGCTTATCCCACCACCTATGTGGTCGACCGCAGCGGCAATATCGTGGGTGAACCCATCGTAGGAGCCATCACAGAAAAGAAGCAGGCGGAGACGCTGCAAAAGCTCATCGAGCAGGCGCTCGCCGCCGATGTGGGCTGA
- a CDS encoding SLC13 family permease, with product MNTQMIICMVIFAATLVSYMLNKIPMWLTAMISLAALYFTGCIDANGALAGFSNVNTLLMATMFVVAAGFRRTSVVDSLCNGIMKLTRGSFKTAYFGYILIAVLLANFIASPMIVYAIVSPLLAALCDKTGHSRSQYMFPVMVVCVACCGILPLATAIQMAGQYTGFLETYGFAGMSIRPIDCAIGTWPVLIVVPLWALFLGPKFTPKQPIIPIEALKEKKSGKQAEKLSPLVDKIGIVIFFVTILCLIFSSQLHLTTWSVALVGSLLMVLFGVVDSKSALRDIPWDMLMLFVGSLALGTALTNTGAGDLIGSALANVVGGTHNNYVLGALFFIVPFLLTQFMLNRSVSAVFIPICLLTCSALGANPTGLVLLVNAASLTAFLTPMATPAVPMCMADGGYDLKSLFKSGALITLILPFIYIFYTMTVFPAF from the coding sequence ATGAACACTCAAATGATCATCTGTATGGTGATCTTTGCGGCAACGCTGGTCAGCTATATGCTGAACAAGATCCCCATGTGGCTTACCGCAATGATCTCTCTTGCTGCGCTGTACTTTACCGGCTGCATCGACGCAAACGGTGCGCTGGCTGGCTTCTCGAACGTGAACACTCTGCTGATGGCGACCATGTTCGTTGTGGCAGCCGGTTTCCGCCGCACTTCTGTGGTCGACAGTCTGTGCAACGGCATCATGAAACTGACCCGCGGCAGCTTCAAGACTGCTTACTTCGGCTACATCCTCATCGCCGTTCTGCTGGCAAACTTCATCGCCAGCCCGATGATCGTTTACGCCATCGTCAGCCCGCTGCTGGCTGCGCTCTGCGATAAGACCGGACACAGCCGTTCGCAGTATATGTTCCCGGTCATGGTCGTCTGCGTGGCCTGCTGCGGCATCCTCCCTCTGGCAACGGCCATCCAGATGGCAGGCCAGTACACGGGCTTCCTCGAGACCTACGGCTTCGCTGGTATGAGCATCCGCCCCATCGACTGTGCCATCGGCACCTGGCCGGTCCTCATTGTCGTTCCTCTCTGGGCACTGTTCCTTGGCCCGAAATTCACCCCGAAGCAGCCGATCATTCCCATCGAAGCTCTGAAAGAGAAAAAGTCCGGCAAGCAGGCCGAAAAGCTCAGCCCGTTGGTCGATAAAATTGGTATCGTCATCTTCTTTGTGACCATCCTCTGCCTCATCTTCTCCTCTCAGCTCCACCTCACCACTTGGTCGGTCGCGTTGGTCGGCAGCCTGCTGATGGTTCTGTTCGGTGTAGTCGATTCCAAGTCTGCCCTGCGCGACATCCCTTGGGATATGCTGATGCTCTTCGTCGGTTCGCTGGCTCTGGGTACGGCTCTGACCAACACCGGCGCAGGCGATCTCATCGGCAGCGCACTGGCCAATGTTGTCGGAGGCACCCACAATAACTACGTCCTCGGCGCACTCTTCTTCATTGTGCCCTTCCTGCTGACCCAGTTCATGCTGAACCGCTCCGTCTCGGCTGTCTTTATTCCCATCTGCCTGCTGACCTGCTCCGCTCTGGGTGCAAACCCCACCGGCCTTGTTCTGCTGGTGAATGCGGCTTCTCTGACCGCCTTCCTCACCCCGATGGCAACGCCTGCCGTTCCCATGTGCATGGCTGACGGCGGCTACGACCTCAAGAGCCTGTTCAAGAGCGGCGCGCTCATCACTCTGATCCTGCCGTTCATCTACATCTTCTACACCATGACCGTTTTCCCGGCATTCTGA
- a CDS encoding helix-turn-helix domain-containing protein, which produces MDSANYELDLPRENIHIRCFAHNIMNYRYHWHADDYELSILLHGVQSYCRGSENSLLHEDDVILTAPGNGHASMTQAADTCALVLHFSAAAFKPLVKKGIVYQFPSCRSTDADRSEPRYRVIRFYASQLFRILQQGGPYAQLAAKATLELLTIHLCTQFEPKNFNTLPEDLERRAIARRLLEYVEEHYTSKLTLEDLADYAQYNRTYVSTLFKQIVGINFHEYLTRVRFQHALNDLAITNDNLTDIALRNGFADLKTFNARFRATLQRTPAEYRASLSPDRVVDGMTRRFLAPDDPILQKKLAEYTHIGML; this is translated from the coding sequence ATGGATTCCGCGAACTACGAACTCGACCTTCCGCGCGAGAACATCCACATCCGCTGTTTTGCGCACAACATCATGAATTACCGCTACCACTGGCACGCAGACGACTACGAACTGAGCATCCTGCTCCACGGCGTGCAGTCCTACTGCCGCGGCTCCGAAAACAGCCTGCTGCATGAGGATGACGTGATCCTGACTGCCCCCGGCAATGGCCATGCCTCCATGACGCAGGCAGCAGATACCTGCGCCCTTGTTCTGCATTTTTCGGCCGCTGCATTCAAGCCGCTGGTCAAAAAGGGGATTGTGTATCAGTTCCCGTCCTGCCGTTCCACCGATGCCGACCGGTCTGAGCCGCGCTACCGGGTCATCCGGTTCTACGCCAGCCAGCTGTTCCGCATTTTACAGCAGGGCGGGCCATACGCCCAGCTTGCGGCCAAAGCCACCCTCGAGCTGCTCACCATCCATCTCTGCACCCAGTTCGAGCCAAAAAACTTCAACACCCTGCCGGAGGATCTTGAGCGGCGCGCCATCGCCCGGCGGCTGCTGGAGTATGTGGAGGAACACTATACCTCCAAGCTGACGCTGGAAGATCTGGCTGACTATGCCCAGTACAACCGCACCTACGTTTCCACTCTGTTCAAGCAGATCGTCGGCATCAACTTTCACGAATACCTGACCCGGGTACGGTTCCAGCACGCCCTGAATGATCTTGCCATCACCAACGACAACCTGACCGATATTGCCCTGCGGAACGGCTTTGCCGACCTCAAAACCTTCAACGCCCGGTTCCGCGCCACGCTGCAGCGCACACCGGCTGAATACCGCGCCAGCCTTTCCCCTGATCGGGTCGTAGACGGAATGACACGGCGTTTCCTCGCACCGGACGACCCCATCCTGCAGAAAAAGCTGGCCGAATACACCCACATCGGGATGCTATAG
- the pepT gene encoding peptidase T, which produces MRAYERLLNYVRVYTTSDPESGTHPSAEREFDLARQLVEEMKALGIEDARVDEHCYVYGSIPATPGCEDKPALGLIAHMDTAPDASGEGVSPILHENYDGRDVTLPATGMVMKVSTFPFLADLKGETLITTDGTTLLGADDKAGVAEILTAAEILLAEGRPHGKLCIAFTPDEEIGEGASLFDIPGFGADFAYTVDGGDVGGIEYENFNAAAATVTIHGFSVHPGSAKDAMINASNVAMEFHTALPIMARPETTEGRQGFYHLCQMYGDVTNAKLGYILRDHDADKLQYKKDNLLHIADYLNGKYGPGTVEVEIKDSYRNMLEKIKPHFHLVENARKAIEKAGLTPEEVPVRGGTDGATLSWKGLPCPNLGTGGFNFHGVCECTTVERMDKATEILLNIVEIYSK; this is translated from the coding sequence ATGCGTGCATACGAGCGACTGTTGAATTATGTCCGCGTTTACACTACCTCCGACCCTGAGAGCGGCACCCACCCCTCGGCAGAGCGGGAGTTTGACCTGGCCCGCCAGCTGGTGGAAGAGATGAAGGCTCTGGGCATCGAGGATGCCCGGGTAGACGAGCACTGCTATGTCTACGGCAGCATCCCCGCCACCCCCGGCTGTGAGGACAAGCCTGCCCTGGGCCTGATTGCCCACATGGATACCGCCCCCGACGCTTCCGGCGAGGGTGTTTCCCCCATCCTGCACGAGAATTATGACGGCCGCGATGTTACCCTGCCCGCCACCGGCATGGTGATGAAGGTCTCCACCTTCCCCTTCCTGGCCGATCTCAAGGGTGAGACTCTGATCACCACCGACGGCACCACCCTGCTGGGCGCAGACGACAAGGCCGGTGTGGCAGAGATCCTGACCGCCGCCGAGATTCTCCTTGCCGAGGGCCGCCCCCACGGCAAGCTCTGCATCGCCTTCACCCCCGACGAGGAGATCGGCGAGGGCGCTTCCCTCTTCGATATCCCGGGCTTTGGCGCGGATTTCGCCTACACCGTTGATGGCGGTGACGTAGGCGGCATCGAGTATGAGAACTTCAACGCAGCTGCCGCCACCGTGACCATCCACGGCTTCTCGGTGCATCCCGGCTCCGCCAAGGATGCCATGATCAACGCCTCCAATGTGGCCATGGAGTTCCACACGGCCCTGCCCATCATGGCCCGTCCCGAGACCACCGAGGGCCGTCAGGGCTTCTACCACCTCTGCCAGATGTACGGCGACGTGACCAACGCTAAGCTGGGCTACATCCTGCGCGACCACGATGCCGACAAGCTGCAGTACAAGAAGGATAACCTCCTCCACATTGCCGATTACCTCAACGGCAAGTACGGCCCCGGCACCGTGGAGGTGGAGATCAAGGACAGCTACCGCAACATGCTGGAAAAGATCAAGCCCCACTTCCATCTGGTGGAGAACGCCCGCAAAGCCATCGAAAAGGCCGGTCTAACCCCCGAGGAAGTACCTGTGCGCGGCGGCACCGATGGTGCCACCCTGAGCTGGAAGGGCCTGCCCTGCCCCAACCTGGGCACCGGCGGCTTCAACTTCCATGGCGTGTGCGAGTGCACCACCGTAGAGCGCATGGACAAGGCAACCGAAATCCTGCTGAATATCGTGGAGATCTACAGCAAATGA
- the atpC gene encoding ATP synthase F1 subunit epsilon: MEKFILNITASSGEFYQGYCESLTLPTGDGVYGVQAGHNPVLVALHMGIAKFTVDGETREVLVGDGIAEVTPTFVLLLVDSAERPEDIDRNRAEAARIRAEERLQHKQSMHEYYQSKIALDRAMQRLQTAAKYKR, translated from the coding sequence ATGGAAAAGTTCATCCTGAACATCACGGCTTCCAGCGGTGAATTCTATCAGGGCTACTGCGAGAGCCTGACCCTGCCCACCGGCGACGGCGTGTACGGCGTGCAGGCCGGGCACAACCCCGTGCTGGTGGCCCTGCACATGGGCATTGCAAAGTTCACCGTGGACGGTGAGACCCGCGAGGTGCTGGTGGGCGACGGCATTGCAGAAGTGACCCCCACCTTTGTCCTGCTGCTGGTGGACAGCGCCGAGCGGCCCGAAGATATCGACCGCAACCGCGCCGAGGCTGCCCGCATCCGGGCCGAGGAGCGCCTGCAGCACAAGCAGAGCATGCACGAGTACTACCAGAGCAAGATCGCACTGGACCGCGCCATGCAGCGCCTGCAGACGGCCGCCAAATACAAGCGTTAA
- a CDS encoding DUF554 domain-containing protein produces the protein MPIGVLTNCAAVLFGGLLGTGLGKILPQNLKDNLPTLFGYCSIAIGINSIIKASGMTAVVLAILVGFTIGHSLHLEHWTSKFFHKLVKALHLGDEHIDMEFYITAVALFCCSGFGWYSTLTEGITGDPSLLMSKAVLDFFTAMIFASTLGAAICAIPIPQVIILFIVFGAGKLLAGVLTPAMFADLSACGGILTMAAGFRVSKIKSVPLVDLMPALILVMPFSLLWTTLMG, from the coding sequence ATGCCAATTGGAGTTTTGACGAACTGTGCCGCTGTGCTGTTCGGCGGTCTGCTGGGAACGGGTCTGGGAAAGATCTTACCGCAGAACCTGAAAGATAATCTGCCGACCCTGTTCGGTTACTGCTCCATTGCGATTGGCATCAATTCTATCATCAAGGCGTCCGGCATGACGGCAGTCGTGCTGGCGATTCTGGTGGGCTTTACCATCGGACACAGTTTGCATCTGGAACACTGGACGAGCAAATTTTTCCATAAGCTCGTCAAAGCCCTGCACCTTGGCGACGAGCATATCGACATGGAGTTTTACATCACGGCAGTGGCACTGTTCTGTTGCAGCGGTTTCGGCTGGTACAGCACACTGACCGAGGGCATCACCGGCGACCCGTCACTACTGATGTCGAAAGCGGTGCTGGACTTCTTCACCGCAATGATCTTCGCTTCGACGCTGGGTGCGGCCATCTGTGCGATCCCCATTCCGCAGGTCATCATCCTGTTCATCGTCTTTGGTGCCGGTAAGCTGCTGGCCGGTGTGCTGACCCCGGCCATGTTCGCAGATCTCTCGGCCTGCGGCGGTATCCTGACGATGGCGGCTGGCTTCCGGGTGTCCAAGATCAAATCGGTCCCATTGGTGGATCTGATGCCTGCCCTCATCCTTGTGATGCCGTTCAGCCTTCTCTGGACGACCCTGATGGGATAA
- a CDS encoding mandelate racemase/muconate lactonizing enzyme family protein, with protein sequence MKITDVKLRFAKHYLFVQVYTDAGIVGLGEAGNWGYLQATAAAIEKFADYLIGKDPFRIEDFNQNFLRSVYFRGSVIMSAISAIDIALWDIKGKALGVPVYELLGGKTRDKVRVYASVMHLTEDNQKLAEQYQQLQEMGFTAAKIFCNGPTSSTDGKGEFYSSRIEREVEKVRVCREAVGPDFDFVLEVHRGMTLPEAVAFGRAVEPYRPMILEDPVPPDNVDTMAEVASKVGVPIATGERAIDLREFEVLMARHACQYVRPDVCAVGGITTSKKICALAEAHDVLVIPHNPLGPVSTAACLQICASIPNLGIQELPGFCLNGAEDKMVKEPLRFENGCMLIPEAPGIGIELADDAEELYPANERGSNAARRAFDGAVKDW encoded by the coding sequence ATGAAAATTACAGACGTAAAGCTGCGCTTTGCGAAGCACTATCTCTTCGTACAGGTCTACACCGATGCCGGTATCGTGGGTCTGGGCGAGGCCGGAAACTGGGGCTATCTGCAGGCGACGGCAGCTGCCATCGAAAAATTTGCGGATTACCTCATCGGCAAAGACCCCTTCCGCATCGAGGATTTCAACCAGAATTTCCTGCGGTCGGTTTATTTCCGCGGCTCGGTCATCATGAGCGCGATCTCGGCCATCGACATCGCACTGTGGGACATCAAGGGCAAGGCTCTTGGCGTTCCGGTCTACGAGCTGCTGGGCGGCAAGACCCGCGATAAGGTGCGGGTCTACGCTTCGGTCATGCACCTGACCGAGGACAACCAGAAGCTGGCGGAACAGTACCAGCAGCTGCAGGAGATGGGCTTTACGGCCGCGAAGATCTTCTGCAACGGACCCACCAGTTCCACGGACGGCAAGGGTGAATTCTACTCCAGCCGGATTGAGCGGGAAGTGGAGAAGGTGCGCGTCTGCCGTGAGGCTGTCGGTCCGGATTTTGATTTCGTGCTGGAAGTCCACCGCGGCATGACCCTGCCCGAGGCTGTTGCCTTTGGCCGTGCCGTCGAGCCATACCGCCCGATGATCCTTGAGGATCCCGTGCCGCCTGACAACGTGGATACCATGGCCGAAGTCGCCAGCAAGGTGGGCGTGCCCATCGCCACCGGCGAGCGCGCCATCGACCTGCGGGAGTTCGAGGTGCTGATGGCACGCCATGCCTGCCAGTATGTCCGCCCGGACGTCTGCGCTGTAGGCGGCATTACCACCAGCAAGAAGATCTGCGCATTGGCCGAAGCACACGATGTGCTGGTCATCCCGCACAACCCGCTGGGCCCCGTGTCCACGGCGGCCTGCCTGCAGATCTGCGCCTCCATCCCCAATCTTGGCATTCAGGAGCTGCCCGGCTTCTGCCTGAACGGGGCTGAGGACAAGATGGTGAAAGAGCCGCTCCGGTTCGAGAACGGCTGTATGCTTATCCCGGAGGCTCCCGGCATCGGCATCGAGCTGGCCGACGACGCAGAAGAGCTGTATCCTGCCAACGAGCGTGGCAGCAACGCCGCACGCCGTGCCTTTGACGGTGCAGTGAAGGACTGGTAA
- a CDS encoding alpha/beta hydrolase, which yields MTLEEKIAMANQVRSRDRFGSVSPEEQAALPGTETELWIKTANGCKIHVFEERPDTLPPKAALLLNFHGGGFIKGRTDRDRRYCCTLMERLNCLVWDVDYCLAPEKAFPAAVHESYGIAEYAFDHAEELGVDPEKIILAGHSAGGNLVAAACIQNAETHKLHPCCVLMEYFPVDNTVNPIDRLSPELKQDPFWVKRSATEKLYTDFYVGDADPAQPLCSPIKADEAALSTFPDCLILSAGEDSLRDDTEAFALRLIKAGVCVTAQRIPEAMHGFTTNRTPGWERALDAHCKFFREHLQ from the coding sequence ATGACTCTGGAAGAAAAAATCGCAATGGCAAACCAAGTCCGCAGCCGGGATCGCTTCGGCTCGGTCAGCCCCGAAGAGCAGGCTGCCCTGCCCGGCACAGAGACCGAACTCTGGATCAAGACGGCAAACGGCTGTAAGATCCATGTCTTTGAGGAACGCCCGGACACCCTGCCCCCAAAAGCGGCACTACTGCTGAATTTCCATGGCGGCGGTTTCATCAAAGGCCGCACCGACCGTGACCGCCGCTACTGCTGTACCCTGATGGAGCGGCTGAACTGCCTCGTCTGGGATGTGGATTACTGCCTTGCACCGGAAAAGGCATTCCCGGCGGCTGTCCACGAGAGCTACGGCATTGCGGAGTATGCTTTCGACCATGCCGAGGAGCTGGGCGTTGACCCGGAAAAGATCATACTGGCAGGTCACAGCGCAGGCGGAAACCTTGTGGCGGCGGCCTGCATCCAGAATGCAGAGACGCACAAGCTGCATCCCTGCTGTGTGCTGATGGAATATTTCCCGGTGGATAACACGGTCAATCCCATTGACCGCCTGTCCCCGGAACTGAAACAGGATCCCTTCTGGGTCAAGCGTTCGGCCACGGAAAAGCTGTACACCGATTTTTATGTGGGCGATGCAGACCCGGCCCAGCCACTCTGTTCGCCCATCAAGGCGGACGAAGCCGCGCTCAGCACCTTCCCAGACTGTCTGATCCTCTCGGCGGGAGAGGACAGCCTGCGGGACGATACCGAGGCGTTTGCACTCCGGCTCATCAAGGCAGGTGTCTGTGTGACTGCCCAGCGTATCCCCGAAGCCATGCACGGCTTTACCACCAACCGGACGCCCGGCTGGGAGCGTGCGCTGGATGCCCATTGCAAATTCTTTCGGGAGCATCTACAATAA
- the msrB gene encoding peptide-methionine (R)-S-oxide reductase MsrB: MAYFYVIDPTVQNRQGNDRGSQYQTGVYFTNESARETVKRIAEIERGRSEKFFVEIGPLKNFYPAEEYHQNYLEKNPNGYCHIPRTEMELFSRLRIDPGDYQKPAAESIRDKLTAEQYRVTQESGTERAFTGEFWDKFEKGIYVDVVTAEPLFSSTDKYESGCGWPAFTKPIEGPAVVEKEDLSHGMRRTEVRSRAGDSHLGHVFTGDPESPNGVRYCINSAALRFVPYEKMETEGYGYLLYLFEK; this comes from the coding sequence CTGGCCTACTTCTATGTCATCGACCCCACGGTGCAAAACCGGCAGGGCAACGACCGCGGCAGCCAGTACCAGACCGGCGTTTACTTCACCAACGAAAGCGCGAGAGAGACGGTGAAGCGCATCGCGGAGATCGAGCGCGGCCGCAGCGAAAAATTCTTCGTGGAGATCGGCCCGCTCAAAAACTTCTATCCCGCCGAGGAATACCACCAGAACTACCTCGAAAAGAATCCGAACGGCTACTGCCACATCCCGCGCACGGAGATGGAGCTCTTTTCCCGGCTGCGCATCGACCCGGGTGACTATCAGAAGCCAGCGGCGGAGTCCATCCGGGACAAGCTGACGGCGGAGCAGTACCGCGTCACGCAGGAGAGCGGCACGGAGCGCGCCTTCACAGGCGAGTTCTGGGACAAGTTTGAAAAGGGCATCTATGTGGATGTCGTCACCGCCGAGCCGCTCTTTTCCTCCACGGATAAGTACGAGAGCGGCTGCGGCTGGCCCGCCTTTACAAAGCCTATCGAGGGCCCCGCTGTGGTGGAAAAAGAGGATTTGAGCCACGGAATGCGCCGCACGGAGGTCAGAAGCCGCGCCGGAGACTCCCATCTCGGTCATGTGTTCACCGGCGATCCGGAGTCGCCCAACGGCGTGCGCTACTGCATCAACAGCGCGGCCCTGCGCTTCGTCCCCTATGAAAAAATGGAGACCGAGGGCTACGGATACCTGCTGTACCTGTTTGAAAAATAG